A section of the Macaca thibetana thibetana isolate TM-01 chromosome 10, ASM2454274v1, whole genome shotgun sequence genome encodes:
- the SALL4 gene encoding sal-like protein 4 isoform X1: protein MSRRKQAKPQHINSEEDQGEQQPQQPTPEFADAAPAAPAAGELGAPVNHPGNDEVASEDEATVKRLRREETHVCEKCCAEFFSVSEFLEHKKNCTKNPPVLIMNDSEGPVPSEDFSRAVLSHQPASPSSKDGHRENGGSSEDVKEKPGAESVVYLKTETALPPTPQDISYLAKGKVANTNVTLQALRGTKVAVNQRSADALPAPVPGANSIPWVLEQILCLQQQQLQQIQLTEQIRIQVNMWASHALHSSGAGADTLKTLGSHMSQQVSAAVALLSQKAGSQGLSLDALKQAKLPHANIPSATSSLSPGLAPFALKPDGTRVLPNVMSRLPSALLPQAPGSVLFQSPFSTVTLDTSKKGKGKPPNISAVDVKPKDEAVLYKHKCKYCSKVFGTDSSLQIHLRSHTGERPFVCSVCGHRFTTKGNLKVHFHRHPQVKANPQLFAEFQDKVAAGNGIPYALSVPDPIDESSLSLDSKPVLVTTSVGLPQNLSSGTNPKDLTGGPLPGDLQPGPSPESEGGPTLPGVGPNHNSPRAGGFQGSGTPEPGSETLKLQQLVENIDKATTDPNECLICHRVLSCQSSLKMHYRTHTGERPFQCKICGRAFSTKGNLKTHLGVHRTNTSIKTQHSCPICQKKFTNAVMLQQHIRMHMGGQIPNTPLPENPCDFPGSEPMTVGENGSIGAICHDDVIESIDLEEVSSQEAPSSSSKVPTPLPSIHSASPTLGFAMMASLDAPGKVGPAPFNLQRQGSRENGSVESDGLTNDSSSLMGDQEYQSRSPDILETTSFQALSPANSQAESIKSKSPDAGSKAESSENSRTEMEGRSSLPSTFIRAQPTYVKVEVPGTFVGPSTLSPGMTPLLAAQPRRQAKQHGCTRCGKNFSSASALQIHERTHTGEKPFVCNICGRAFTTKGNLKVHYMTHGANNNSARRGRKLAIENTMALLGTDGKRVSEIFPKEILAPSVNVDPVVWNQYTSMLNGGLAVKTNEISVIQSGGVPTLPVSLGATSVVSNATVSKMDGSQSSISADVEKPSATDGVPKHQFPHFLEENKIAVS, encoded by the exons ATGTCGAGGCGCAAGCAGGCGAAACCCCAGCACATCAACTCGGAGGAGGACCAGGGCGAGCAGCAGCCGCAGCAGCCGACCCCGGAGTTCGCAGATGCGGCCCCAGCGGCGCCCGCGGCGGGGGAGCTGG GTGCTCCAGTGAACCACCCGGGGAATGACGAGGTGGCAAGTGAGGACGAAGCCACAGTAAAGCGGCTTCGTCGGGAGGAGACACACGTCTGTGAGAAATGCTGTGCAGAGTTCTTCAGCGTCTCTGAGTTCCTGGAACATAAGAAAAATTGCACTAAAAATCCACCTGTCCTCATCATGAATGACAGCGAGGGGCCGGTGCCTTCAGAAGACTTCTCCAGAGCTGTACTGAGCCACCAGCCTGCCAGCCCCAGCAGTAAGGACGGTCACAGGGAGAATGGCGGCAGCTCAGAGGACGTGAAGGAGAAGCCGGGCGCGGAGTCTGTGGTGTACCTAAAGACAGAGACAGCCCTGCCACCCACCCCCCAGGACATAAGCTATTTAGCCAAAGGCAAAGTGGCCAACACTAACGTGACCTTGCAGGCACTACGGGGCACCAAGGTGGCGGTGAATCAGCGGAGCGCGGATGCACTCCCTGCCCCCGTGCCTGGCGCCAACAGCATCCCGTGGGTCCTCGAGCAGATCTTGtgtctgcagcagcagcagctacagCAGATCCAGCTCACCGAGCAGATCCGCATCCAGGTGAACATGTGGGCCTCCCACGCCCTCCACTCGAGTGGGGCAGGGGCTGACACTCTGAAGACCTTGGGCAGCCACATGTCTCAGCAGGTTTCTGCAGCTGTGGCTTTGCTCAGCCAGAAAGCTGGAAGCCAAGGTCTGTCTCTGGATGCCTTGAAACAAGCCAAGCTACCTCATGCCAACATCCCTTCTGCCACCAGCTCCCTGTCCCCAGGGCTGGCGCCCTTCGCTCTGAAGCCGGATGGGACCCGGGTACTCCCGAACGTCATGTCCCGCCTCCCGAGTGCTTTGCTTCCTCAGGCCCCTGGCTCGGTGCTCTTCCAGAGCCCTTTCTCCACTGTGACGCTAGACACATccaagaaagggaaggggaagccCCCGAACATCTCCGCGGTGGATGTCAAACCCAAAGATGAGGCGGTCCTCTACAAGCACAAGTGTAAGTACTGTAGCAAGGTTTTTGGGACTGATAGCTCCTTGCAGATCCACCTCCGCTCCCACACTGGAGAGAGACCCTTCGTGTGCTCTGTCTGTGGTCATCGCTTCACCACCAAGGGCAACCTCAAGGTGCACTTTCACCGACATCCCCAGGTGAAGGCAAACCCCCAGCTGTTTGCCGAGTTCCAGGACAAAGTGGCGGCTGGCAATGGCATCCCCTATGCACTCTCTGTACCTGACCCCATAGATGAATCGAGTCTTTCCTTAGACAGCAAACCTGTCCTTGTAACCACCTCTGTAGGGCTACCTCAGAATCTCTCTTCGGGGACTAATCCCAAGGACCTCACGGGTGGCCCCTTGCCCGGTGACCTGCAGCCTGGGCCTTCTCCAGAAAGTGAGGGTGGACCCACACTCCCTGGGGTGGGACCAAACCATAATTCCCCAAGGGCTGGTGGCTTCCAAGGGAGTGGGACCCCTGAGCCAGGGTCAGAGACTCTGAAATTGCAGCAGCTGGTGGAGAACATTGACAAGGCCACCACTGATCCCAACGAATGTCTCATTTGCCACCGAGTCTTAAGCTGCCAGAGCTCCCTCAAGATGCATTATCGCACCCACACCGGGGAGAGACCGTTCCAGTGTAAGATCTGTGGCCGAGCTTTTTCTACCAAAGGTAACCTGAAGACACACCTCGGGGTTCACCGAACCAACACGTCCATTAAGACGCAGCATTCATGCCCCATCTGCCAGAAGAAGTTCACCAACGCCGTGATGCTGCAGCAGCATATTCGGATGCACATGGGCGGTCAGATTCCCAACACGCCCCTGCCAGAGAATCCCTGTGACTTTCCGGGTTCTGAGCCAATGACGGTGGGTGAGAACGGCAGCATCGGCGCCATCTGCCATGATGATGTCATCGAAAGCATCGATTTAGAGGAAGTCAGCTCCCAGGAGGCTCCCAGCAGCTCCTCGAAGGTCCCCACGCCTCTTCCCAGCATCCACTCGGCATCACCCACGCTAGGGTTTGCCATGATGGCTTCCTTAGATGCCCCAGGGAAAGTGGGTCCTGCCCCTTTTAACCTGCAGCGCCAGGGCAGCAGAGAAAATGGTTCCGTGGAGAGCGACGGCTTGACCAACGACTCGTCCTCGCTGATGGGAGACCAGGAGTATCAGAGCCGAAGCCCAGACATCCTGGAAACCACATCCTTCCAGGCACTCTCCCCGGCCAATAGTCAAGCCGAAAGCATCAAGTCAAAGTCTCCCGATGCTGGGAGCAAAGCAGAGAGCTCCGAGAACAGCCGCACTGAGATGGAAG GTCGGAGCAGTCTCCCTTCCACGTTTATCCGAGCCCAGCCAACCTATGTCAAGGTTGAAGTTCCTGGCACGTTTGTGGGACCCTCAACATTGTCCCCAGGGATGACCCCTTTGTTAGCAGCCCAGCCACGCCGACAGGCCAAGCAACATGGCTGCACACGGTGTGGGAAGAACTTCTCGTCTGCTAGCGCTCTTCAGATCCACGAGcggactcacactggagagaagccttttGTGTGCAACATTTGTGGGCGAGCTTTTACCACCAAAGGCAACTTAAAG GTTCACTACATGACACACGGGGCGAACAATAACTCAGCCCGCCGTGGAAGGAAGCTGGCCATCGAGAACACCATGGCTCTGTTAGGTACGGACGGAAAAAGAGTCTCAGAAATCTTTCCCAAGGAAATCCTGGCCCCTTCGGTGAATGTGGACCCTGTGGTGTGGAACCAGTATACCAGCATGCTCAATGGCGGTCTGGCTGTGAAGACCAATGAGATCTCTGTGATCCAGAGTGGAGGGGTTCCTACCCTCCCTGTTTCCTTGGGGGCCACCTCCGTTGTGAGTAACGCCACTGTCTCCAAGATGGATGGCTCCCAGTCGAGTATCAGTGCCGATGTGGAAAAACCAAGTGCTACTGACGGCGTTCCCAAACACCAGTTTCCTCacttcctagaagaaaacaagattGCGGTCAGCTAA
- the SALL4 gene encoding sal-like protein 4 isoform X2, whose protein sequence is MSRRKQAKPQHINSEEDQGEQQPQQPTPEFADAAPAAPAAGELGAPVNHPGNDEVASEDEATVKRLRREETHVCEKCCAEFFSVSEFLEHKKNCTKNPPVLIMNDSEGPVPSEDFSRAVLSHQPASPSSKDGHRENGGSSEDVKEKPGAESVVYLKTETALPPTPQDISYLAKGKVANTNVTLQALRGTKVAVNQRSADALPAPVPGANSIPWVLEQILCLQQQQLQQIQLTEQIRIQVNMWASHALHSSGAGADTLKTLGSHMSQQVSAAVALLSQKAGSQGLSLDALKQAKLPHANIPSATSSLSPGLAPFALKPDGTRVLPNVMSRLPSALLPQAPGSVLFQSPFSTVTLDTSKKGKGKPPNISAVDVKPKDEAVLYKHKCRSSLPSTFIRAQPTYVKVEVPGTFVGPSTLSPGMTPLLAAQPRRQAKQHGCTRCGKNFSSASALQIHERTHTGEKPFVCNICGRAFTTKGNLKVHYMTHGANNNSARRGRKLAIENTMALLGTDGKRVSEIFPKEILAPSVNVDPVVWNQYTSMLNGGLAVKTNEISVIQSGGVPTLPVSLGATSVVSNATVSKMDGSQSSISADVEKPSATDGVPKHQFPHFLEENKIAVS, encoded by the exons ATGTCGAGGCGCAAGCAGGCGAAACCCCAGCACATCAACTCGGAGGAGGACCAGGGCGAGCAGCAGCCGCAGCAGCCGACCCCGGAGTTCGCAGATGCGGCCCCAGCGGCGCCCGCGGCGGGGGAGCTGG GTGCTCCAGTGAACCACCCGGGGAATGACGAGGTGGCAAGTGAGGACGAAGCCACAGTAAAGCGGCTTCGTCGGGAGGAGACACACGTCTGTGAGAAATGCTGTGCAGAGTTCTTCAGCGTCTCTGAGTTCCTGGAACATAAGAAAAATTGCACTAAAAATCCACCTGTCCTCATCATGAATGACAGCGAGGGGCCGGTGCCTTCAGAAGACTTCTCCAGAGCTGTACTGAGCCACCAGCCTGCCAGCCCCAGCAGTAAGGACGGTCACAGGGAGAATGGCGGCAGCTCAGAGGACGTGAAGGAGAAGCCGGGCGCGGAGTCTGTGGTGTACCTAAAGACAGAGACAGCCCTGCCACCCACCCCCCAGGACATAAGCTATTTAGCCAAAGGCAAAGTGGCCAACACTAACGTGACCTTGCAGGCACTACGGGGCACCAAGGTGGCGGTGAATCAGCGGAGCGCGGATGCACTCCCTGCCCCCGTGCCTGGCGCCAACAGCATCCCGTGGGTCCTCGAGCAGATCTTGtgtctgcagcagcagcagctacagCAGATCCAGCTCACCGAGCAGATCCGCATCCAGGTGAACATGTGGGCCTCCCACGCCCTCCACTCGAGTGGGGCAGGGGCTGACACTCTGAAGACCTTGGGCAGCCACATGTCTCAGCAGGTTTCTGCAGCTGTGGCTTTGCTCAGCCAGAAAGCTGGAAGCCAAGGTCTGTCTCTGGATGCCTTGAAACAAGCCAAGCTACCTCATGCCAACATCCCTTCTGCCACCAGCTCCCTGTCCCCAGGGCTGGCGCCCTTCGCTCTGAAGCCGGATGGGACCCGGGTACTCCCGAACGTCATGTCCCGCCTCCCGAGTGCTTTGCTTCCTCAGGCCCCTGGCTCGGTGCTCTTCCAGAGCCCTTTCTCCACTGTGACGCTAGACACATccaagaaagggaaggggaagccCCCGAACATCTCCGCGGTGGATGTCAAACCCAAAGATGAGGCGGTCCTCTACAAGCACAAGT GTCGGAGCAGTCTCCCTTCCACGTTTATCCGAGCCCAGCCAACCTATGTCAAGGTTGAAGTTCCTGGCACGTTTGTGGGACCCTCAACATTGTCCCCAGGGATGACCCCTTTGTTAGCAGCCCAGCCACGCCGACAGGCCAAGCAACATGGCTGCACACGGTGTGGGAAGAACTTCTCGTCTGCTAGCGCTCTTCAGATCCACGAGcggactcacactggagagaagccttttGTGTGCAACATTTGTGGGCGAGCTTTTACCACCAAAGGCAACTTAAAG GTTCACTACATGACACACGGGGCGAACAATAACTCAGCCCGCCGTGGAAGGAAGCTGGCCATCGAGAACACCATGGCTCTGTTAGGTACGGACGGAAAAAGAGTCTCAGAAATCTTTCCCAAGGAAATCCTGGCCCCTTCGGTGAATGTGGACCCTGTGGTGTGGAACCAGTATACCAGCATGCTCAATGGCGGTCTGGCTGTGAAGACCAATGAGATCTCTGTGATCCAGAGTGGAGGGGTTCCTACCCTCCCTGTTTCCTTGGGGGCCACCTCCGTTGTGAGTAACGCCACTGTCTCCAAGATGGATGGCTCCCAGTCGAGTATCAGTGCCGATGTGGAAAAACCAAGTGCTACTGACGGCGTTCCCAAACACCAGTTTCCTCacttcctagaagaaaacaagattGCGGTCAGCTAA